A window of the Dyadobacter pollutisoli genome harbors these coding sequences:
- a CDS encoding M2 family metallopeptidase: MKLIHALPLIFVLAACSKSKDKPAGNEILQAQAQVYLDDYNSNYKKLSTASNEGQWRLNTHIVVGDSTDSKAAAAFDEAIAKYTGSTANIDSAKKYLAKKDELSPLQVKQFEYILFLAGNNPETAGRLVKDRIDASNAQLERLYGFNYTLHGKKVSTNDLDAILKGAAPLSEHSQAWAASKEVGKTLKDGLVQLQTLRNGCVTPLGYTDYFAYQTSEYGMSSKEMIDLTQSFISDVWPLYRELHTWARYELAQKYHQPVPQYLPADWLPNRWGQDWSALVNVEGLNIDPVLKKNGPEWITKKGEDFWTSLGFAKLPQSFWDKSSLYPLPANAKFSKNNHASAWHIDYDKDVRSLMSVEANTEWWTTVLHELGHIYYYMEYSNPEVPIVLRGGANRGFHEAFGSMIGLASLQKPLLENQKLIARGVMTNDTLKLLGEALSYVVNIPWGSGVMTGFEYELYANHLPKDQYNSKWWELVKKYQGIVPPHERKDADGYCDAATKTHINDDPAQYYDYSISNILLFQVHDHIAKNILKQDPHATNYWGSKPTGDFLRVLMRPGATVDWREHLKKNIGSEMSAKPMVDYFTPLMAYLKKQNAGRSYSLPEKL; the protein is encoded by the coding sequence ATGAAATTGATACATGCTTTACCGCTCATATTTGTTTTGGCTGCATGCAGTAAGTCGAAGGACAAACCTGCCGGTAATGAAATTCTGCAAGCGCAGGCGCAGGTTTACCTGGATGATTATAATAGTAACTACAAAAAGTTAAGCACTGCTTCTAATGAAGGCCAATGGCGGCTTAATACGCACATTGTTGTAGGGGATAGTACCGATTCCAAGGCAGCGGCGGCTTTTGATGAGGCGATTGCAAAATATACCGGCAGCACAGCGAACATTGATAGTGCAAAAAAATACCTGGCAAAAAAAGATGAGCTTAGTCCTCTTCAGGTGAAGCAATTTGAATATATATTATTTCTTGCCGGCAATAATCCCGAGACTGCCGGCCGGTTGGTGAAGGACAGAATTGATGCTTCCAATGCGCAGTTGGAAAGACTTTATGGCTTTAATTATACATTGCATGGTAAAAAGGTGTCAACCAATGACCTGGATGCTATTTTGAAGGGAGCGGCACCATTGAGTGAACATTCCCAGGCTTGGGCAGCCAGTAAGGAAGTAGGTAAGACGCTGAAAGACGGCTTGGTGCAATTGCAAACACTTCGCAATGGCTGCGTAACCCCACTGGGCTATACCGACTATTTTGCCTACCAGACCAGCGAGTACGGAATGAGCTCGAAGGAAATGATCGATTTAACCCAAAGTTTTATATCGGACGTATGGCCTTTATACCGGGAGCTGCATACCTGGGCCCGGTATGAGCTTGCCCAAAAATACCATCAGCCTGTGCCGCAATACCTACCGGCGGACTGGTTACCCAACCGGTGGGGGCAGGATTGGAGCGCGCTGGTCAATGTGGAAGGCTTGAATATTGACCCGGTATTGAAGAAAAATGGACCGGAATGGATTACCAAAAAAGGAGAGGACTTTTGGACTAGCCTGGGATTCGCTAAGTTGCCACAATCGTTCTGGGACAAATCCTCTCTTTATCCGTTGCCGGCAAACGCCAAGTTTTCAAAAAACAATCACGCATCGGCATGGCATATAGATTATGACAAGGATGTGCGTTCGTTGATGAGCGTTGAAGCGAATACGGAATGGTGGACGACTGTCTTGCACGAGCTCGGACATATTTACTATTATATGGAATATTCCAATCCTGAGGTTCCGATTGTGTTACGCGGTGGTGCCAATCGCGGGTTTCACGAGGCTTTTGGAAGTATGATCGGACTTGCTTCCCTGCAAAAACCGCTATTGGAAAATCAGAAACTGATCGCAAGAGGGGTGATGACTAACGATACTTTGAAGCTTTTGGGCGAGGCGCTTAGCTATGTAGTGAACATTCCCTGGGGCAGTGGGGTGATGACGGGTTTCGAATATGAGCTTTATGCCAACCATTTGCCCAAAGACCAATACAATTCGAAATGGTGGGAATTGGTAAAAAAATACCAGGGCATTGTGCCTCCGCATGAGCGAAAAGATGCTGACGGGTACTGCGATGCTGCTACCAAAACACACATCAATGACGATCCCGCGCAATATTATGATTACTCCATAAGCAATATCCTGTTGTTCCAGGTACATGATCACATTGCCAAAAATATCCTGAAACAAGATCCGCATGCTACTAACTACTGGGGCAGCAAGCCTACGGGCGATTTTTTACGTGTGCTCATGCGTCCGGGTGCTACCGTTGACTGGCGGGAACATTTAAAGAAAAACATTGGTAGTGAAATGAGCGCTAAACCTATGGTTGATTATTTTACTCCGTTAATGGCCTATTTAAAAAAGCAAAATGCGGGCAGGTCTTATAGCTTACCGGAAAAATTGTAA
- a CDS encoding RagB/SusD family nutrient uptake outer membrane protein, with protein MKKNILMLSLLMIAMSACQDNFLERLPQTSIAPEAFFNTEEDLALYINGLVSMPGTNSYLNDQNTDNATTTGAVEVKVIMTGAPSSQTVTSGWEWGRLRNINYFLDNYNKANISSQIKAHYVGLARYYRAQFYLDKVARFSDVPWYSKTLNPDDKELYKPQDPRTLVVDSIMADLAFAAENVRESVPSGTPGKWAVMTQYARTALYEGTYRKYHTELNLQNTANQFLQTAVTVSEAIIKSGKFSIYSSGKPSQDYATLFASPNLLSNPEVILANVYDSEKKKNGNVNGVVFGDYEQAPSRDLIQTYLMKDGSRFSDIAGYQQFGFVKEFENRDPRLNQTMVYPGWIRVPDANPYIQRLNKNFTGYHQLKGYINSTDNNVLNSSDFPVYRFAEVLLTYAEAKAELGTLTQNDLDLSVNMLRKRVGMPDLNMALANGKPDPALVQKYPNTSGTNRGVLLEIRRERRVEFAFENLRYDDLMRWHAGTLLTKIPEGMYFAGPGKYDMTGDGHADIILVDKNTSIPAEANKEKNSLGTVLVYYKTGAIGEDVTVFLKNGIAGGTMVTETAVRKFEEPKYYYRPIPQTQILLNPDLKQVFGWQ; from the coding sequence ATGAAAAAAAACATACTAATGCTGTCCTTATTGATGATCGCGATGAGCGCCTGTCAGGACAATTTTCTGGAACGCCTTCCCCAGACCTCTATTGCACCGGAAGCTTTCTTTAACACCGAAGAAGATCTTGCATTATATATCAATGGATTGGTTTCCATGCCGGGCACCAACTCTTATCTTAACGATCAAAATACTGATAATGCCACCACAACCGGGGCAGTGGAGGTAAAAGTGATCATGACGGGAGCTCCTAGCTCTCAAACTGTCACCAGCGGCTGGGAATGGGGACGTTTGCGGAACATCAATTACTTTCTGGATAATTATAACAAAGCCAACATATCATCCCAAATCAAGGCGCATTATGTAGGGCTCGCACGCTATTACCGTGCCCAGTTCTACCTGGATAAAGTAGCCCGGTTTTCTGACGTTCCGTGGTATTCCAAAACATTGAACCCTGATGATAAGGAATTATATAAACCGCAGGATCCGAGAACGTTGGTAGTCGACAGTATCATGGCGGACCTTGCTTTTGCCGCTGAAAACGTGCGGGAAAGCGTACCATCGGGCACTCCCGGAAAATGGGCAGTAATGACCCAATATGCCAGAACAGCGCTTTACGAAGGAACTTACAGAAAATACCATACGGAATTGAACCTGCAAAACACGGCAAATCAGTTCCTGCAAACAGCCGTAACTGTTTCCGAAGCCATCATCAAGTCCGGAAAGTTCAGTATCTATTCGAGCGGAAAACCGTCACAGGATTATGCAACGCTTTTTGCAAGTCCGAACCTGCTATCTAACCCCGAGGTGATCCTGGCCAATGTGTACGATTCAGAGAAAAAGAAAAACGGCAATGTCAATGGGGTTGTTTTCGGAGATTACGAGCAAGCTCCATCCCGCGACCTGATCCAGACCTATCTGATGAAGGACGGCTCCCGGTTTTCCGACATTGCGGGCTATCAGCAATTCGGGTTTGTGAAGGAATTTGAAAACCGGGATCCGAGATTAAACCAAACCATGGTTTATCCGGGATGGATCAGGGTACCGGATGCCAATCCTTACATTCAAAGGCTAAATAAGAATTTTACCGGGTACCATCAGTTAAAAGGATACATTAACAGCACCGATAACAATGTGCTAAACAGTAGCGATTTCCCGGTATACCGCTTTGCCGAAGTACTGCTAACCTATGCAGAGGCGAAAGCTGAGCTAGGGACATTGACCCAAAATGACCTGGATTTGTCTGTCAATATGTTGCGGAAAAGAGTGGGCATGCCGGATTTAAACATGGCTTTGGCCAATGGAAAACCCGATCCCGCTCTTGTTCAAAAATATCCGAACACTTCCGGTACGAACAGGGGCGTACTGCTTGAAATCAGGAGAGAAAGAAGGGTTGAATTTGCGTTTGAAAACTTGCGCTACGACGATTTAATGCGCTGGCATGCAGGTACATTGCTCACTAAAATACCGGAAGGAATGTACTTTGCCGGTCCCGGGAAATACGATATGACTGGCGATGGCCACGCGGATATTATTTTAGTTGATAAAAATACTTCTATTCCCGCGGAGGCGAACAAGGAAAAAAATAGCCTTGGGACCGTATTAGTTTATTATAAGACAGGCGCCATTGGCGAGGATGTTACCGTATTTTTGAAAAATGGAATAGCCGGAGGTACGATGGTTACTGAAACTGCTGTCCGGAAATTTGAAGAACCAAAATATTATTATCGTCCTATACCCCAAACCCAAATACTCCTCAATCCCGATTTGAAACAAGTCTTTGGCTGGCAATAA
- a CDS encoding beta-L-arabinofuranosidase domain-containing protein produces MKKAITLLFLLLSVSEAFQVAGQTGTNATNAYTGSRAPLRSNPYSELPLGAIEPQGWLKAMLITQKNGATGKLDELYPLVMGKRNGWLGGDGDQWERGPYWIDGLLPLAYILDDKELIAKTKPWVEWALSSQQPDGYFGPSKDYGHEPGVQRDNSRDWWPKMVMLKILKQYYSATSDKRVITLMTNYFKYQLKELPAKPLDHWTFWARYRGADNLMIVYWLYNITGDKFLLDLGNLIHEQTFDYTNAFLNTDLLSTRGSIHCVNLAQGIKAPLIYFQHHPDQKYLNATKKGFADIRKFNGMAHGLYGGDEALHGNDPTQGSELCSAVEMMFSLESILEITGDVGYADMLEKVAFNALPTQVSDDFMTRQYFQQANQVMTTRHQRNFDVNHGGTDLCTGLLTGYPCCTSNMHQGWPKFVQNLWYSTADKGIAALTYAANEAKIKLPGGIEVVVKEETAYPFEETIKFTISPSANSVFPFHLRIPEWCRKASIKVNGKLWLEPDGNQVVKLIREWEKGDVVELTLPMHIFKNTWVENSISIERGPLTYALKIGESLKTVKNDKDPIDYGSVYNELRPTTPWNYGLIFTPDNKLEGQYKWEVARQVSNYPWNPENAPLQIKTKARRIPSWGVYNEMAGPLPYSITYQLDTEDQEEDIVLIPYGCTNLRISQFPVIRKK; encoded by the coding sequence ATGAAAAAAGCTATAACGTTACTTTTTCTTCTTCTATCCGTTAGTGAAGCGTTTCAGGTAGCCGGGCAAACGGGTACGAATGCAACAAACGCATATACAGGCAGCCGCGCGCCTTTGCGCTCCAATCCGTACAGCGAGCTTCCCCTGGGTGCGATTGAACCACAGGGGTGGCTTAAAGCAATGCTGATCACGCAGAAAAACGGTGCCACGGGCAAGCTGGATGAGCTTTATCCACTGGTAATGGGCAAACGAAACGGCTGGCTCGGTGGAGATGGTGATCAGTGGGAAAGAGGGCCTTACTGGATAGACGGCCTGCTTCCGCTGGCTTACATTCTGGACGATAAGGAGCTTATTGCCAAAACGAAACCGTGGGTTGAATGGGCACTGAGCAGCCAGCAGCCCGACGGATATTTCGGCCCGTCGAAAGACTATGGTCATGAGCCAGGCGTGCAGCGCGACAACAGCCGTGACTGGTGGCCTAAAATGGTGATGCTGAAAATATTAAAGCAATATTATTCCGCTACATCTGACAAGCGCGTGATCACATTGATGACCAACTATTTTAAATATCAACTCAAAGAACTGCCTGCTAAACCACTGGATCACTGGACTTTCTGGGCCCGATACCGAGGTGCGGATAATTTGATGATCGTATACTGGCTCTACAACATTACAGGCGACAAGTTTTTACTGGACCTGGGCAACCTGATCCACGAGCAAACTTTTGACTATACCAATGCATTTTTAAACACCGATCTCTTGTCGACACGTGGAAGCATTCACTGTGTAAACCTGGCCCAGGGCATCAAAGCGCCGCTTATATATTTCCAGCATCACCCGGACCAAAAATACCTGAACGCAACGAAGAAAGGTTTCGCAGACATTCGTAAGTTCAACGGCATGGCGCATGGGCTGTATGGAGGCGACGAAGCATTGCACGGCAATGATCCCACACAAGGGTCCGAGTTGTGTTCGGCAGTTGAAATGATGTTTTCCCTGGAAAGCATTCTCGAAATCACCGGCGATGTGGGTTATGCTGATATGCTTGAAAAAGTTGCGTTTAATGCGCTGCCCACACAGGTTTCGGACGATTTTATGACGCGACAGTATTTTCAGCAGGCCAACCAGGTTATGACTACGCGGCATCAGCGCAATTTCGATGTCAATCACGGAGGTACTGATCTTTGCACGGGGTTACTGACCGGATATCCTTGCTGCACATCCAATATGCACCAGGGCTGGCCAAAATTTGTACAAAATCTCTGGTATTCGACTGCCGACAAAGGCATAGCGGCATTGACATACGCCGCCAATGAAGCGAAAATCAAACTGCCCGGCGGAATTGAGGTTGTGGTAAAAGAAGAAACTGCTTATCCCTTCGAAGAGACCATCAAATTTACCATCTCCCCATCTGCCAATTCGGTGTTCCCATTTCATTTGCGGATACCTGAATGGTGCCGCAAAGCGTCGATTAAAGTGAATGGAAAACTGTGGTTGGAACCGGATGGTAACCAGGTCGTGAAGCTGATCCGAGAATGGGAGAAAGGCGATGTGGTGGAGTTGACATTACCCATGCATATTTTCAAAAATACCTGGGTCGAAAATTCTATTTCGATTGAACGCGGACCGCTGACCTATGCATTAAAAATCGGTGAATCATTGAAAACCGTGAAAAATGACAAAGACCCGATCGACTACGGTTCTGTTTACAACGAATTACGACCTACCACTCCCTGGAACTACGGGCTGATCTTCACGCCTGACAACAAACTGGAAGGGCAATACAAATGGGAAGTAGCCAGGCAGGTGTCGAATTACCCGTGGAACCCGGAGAATGCGCCTTTACAGATAAAAACCAAAGCCAGGCGCATTCCGTCATGGGGAGTGTACAATGAGATGGCAGGCCCGCTCCCGTACAGCATTACCTATCAGCTGGACACGGAGGATCAAGAAGAAGACATTGTCCTGATCCCGTACGGCTGCACAAACCTTCGAATTTCGCAATTTCCCGTTATCCGCAAAAAATAA
- a CDS encoding metallophosphoesterase family protein, which yields MITGAATAAPLSESIAPAKKKPVLTVAHITDVHIRAGDDAPARFKKCLEDVKKHDVDFFLNGGDSIHAADYKDVTREQMLEYWKIWDECTATLKDYEIHSCIGNHDPWWAAPSEQDEMYGKNYVVKRLKTPGRYYSFTKKGWHFIILDGNNSKISLDDVQFNWLKNDLEQLPAGTPVVLMSHYPILGATPILVGGGHSDSKQLKSLFYQHKDKVKICLSGHQHLQDSTFYNGVQYCCNGAMSGFWWGKGDAESAAPNYYQETPPGFAILKLYADGTVTNTYHPHAY from the coding sequence ATGATAACAGGGGCAGCGACTGCTGCCCCGCTTTCGGAGTCGATAGCGCCGGCTAAAAAGAAACCCGTTCTCACAGTTGCGCACATTACTGATGTACATATACGTGCGGGCGATGATGCACCTGCACGGTTCAAAAAATGTCTTGAAGATGTAAAAAAACATGATGTAGACTTTTTCCTGAACGGAGGCGACTCCATTCATGCCGCTGACTATAAAGATGTTACCCGTGAACAAATGCTGGAATATTGGAAAATATGGGACGAATGCACGGCAACATTGAAGGACTATGAAATCCACAGCTGTATCGGCAACCACGATCCCTGGTGGGCTGCACCTTCGGAACAGGATGAAATGTACGGAAAAAACTATGTCGTGAAGCGGCTCAAAACGCCGGGACGGTATTATAGCTTTACCAAAAAAGGCTGGCATTTTATCATTCTGGATGGCAATAACTCCAAGATTTCGTTGGATGACGTACAATTCAACTGGCTAAAAAACGATTTGGAGCAGCTTCCTGCGGGAACTCCCGTGGTGCTGATGTCGCATTACCCGATCCTGGGCGCAACGCCTATACTGGTTGGCGGAGGTCATTCAGATTCAAAACAGCTTAAATCTCTTTTCTACCAACATAAAGATAAGGTGAAAATTTGCCTCAGCGGGCACCAGCATTTACAGGATAGTACCTTTTACAATGGCGTTCAGTACTGTTGCAACGGCGCGATGAGCGGTTTTTGGTGGGGAAAAGGTGATGCCGAATCGGCCGCACCCAACTATTATCAGGAAACACCGCCTGGATTTGCAATACTGAAACTTTACGCTGACGGAACCGTAACGAATACCTACCATCCTCACGCCTACTAA
- a CDS encoding glycoside hydrolase family 127 protein, translating to MQHTTKISLIAAGIFCLNVIHVQAQRIQSVRFSDVTIHDNFWKPKQEKVATATLNACIIQTEEKSGRIRNFEKVARKHGEKHEGIYYDDSDVYKAIEAMAYSLKNRPDAALEKKADEWIDKIAAAQQPDGYLNTFYTLTDINQRWTDMEKHEDYCAGHLMEAAVAYYNTTGKRKLLDVAIRLADHIDATFRVANRPWVSGHQEIELALMKMYHLTKEDRYLKLADWFLQQRGHGYGKGKIWDEWKDPKYCQDDIPVKDQKEITGHAVRAMYQYTGAADVASVNQDPGYMNAMTAVWEDVVYRNMYLTGGIGSSGHNEGFTDDYDLPNGAAYSETCASVGMVFWNQRMNSLTGDAKYIDVLERSLYNGALDGLSLSGDHFFYGNPLSSIGNNARNAWFGTACCPSNIARLVASVGDYIYGKSENKIWVNLFVGSGTKFQVGKTNVPLLMETNYPWEGNVKIKVSPSQKVKYALNIRIPGWAGNTAVPGELYSFIGAGNEKFEVLLNGKPVNYQVEKGYAVIDRTWQNGDEVEVKLPMEVRQIKSRKEVKANEDRIALQRGPIVYCVEGADNAGEVWDLLVPENPTFNIQKSKILDESVISVQANLLKVEATADGLNVKTKPQLVTAIPYYTWANRGKGPMQVWLPSKIKNIRIAE from the coding sequence ATGCAACATACCACCAAAATTTCCCTGATCGCCGCCGGCATATTCTGTTTGAATGTGATTCACGTGCAGGCGCAGCGAATACAGTCCGTACGTTTTTCGGACGTTACCATCCATGACAATTTCTGGAAGCCCAAGCAAGAAAAAGTAGCGACGGCAACGCTCAATGCATGTATCATTCAGACGGAGGAAAAATCGGGGCGGATTAGGAATTTTGAAAAAGTGGCCCGCAAACACGGAGAAAAGCACGAGGGTATTTACTATGACGACAGTGATGTGTACAAAGCAATTGAAGCAATGGCCTATTCGCTTAAAAACCGGCCTGACGCAGCCCTGGAAAAGAAAGCAGATGAATGGATCGATAAAATTGCGGCGGCGCAACAGCCGGACGGTTACCTGAACACTTTCTACACGCTGACGGACATTAACCAGCGCTGGACTGACATGGAAAAGCACGAAGATTACTGCGCGGGACATTTAATGGAAGCAGCAGTAGCCTACTACAACACAACCGGCAAACGAAAATTGCTGGACGTAGCGATTCGCCTGGCAGACCACATTGATGCTACATTCCGCGTTGCAAACCGTCCGTGGGTATCCGGCCACCAGGAAATTGAGCTGGCATTGATGAAAATGTATCATTTGACCAAAGAAGACCGGTACCTGAAACTGGCTGACTGGTTTTTACAGCAACGCGGACACGGCTATGGAAAAGGGAAAATCTGGGATGAATGGAAAGATCCCAAGTATTGCCAGGACGACATTCCGGTGAAGGACCAAAAGGAAATCACCGGGCATGCGGTGCGCGCTATGTACCAATATACGGGTGCCGCGGATGTGGCTTCTGTAAACCAGGACCCGGGCTATATGAATGCGATGACGGCGGTTTGGGAAGATGTGGTTTACAGAAATATGTATCTGACGGGCGGAATCGGGTCTTCTGGCCACAATGAAGGATTTACTGACGACTACGATCTACCGAATGGCGCTGCTTATAGTGAAACCTGCGCCTCCGTTGGGATGGTGTTCTGGAACCAGCGGATGAATTCTCTGACCGGCGACGCCAAGTACATTGATGTGCTGGAACGCAGCCTTTACAATGGTGCATTGGACGGGCTAAGCCTGAGCGGCGACCACTTTTTTTACGGCAATCCGCTTTCATCAATCGGCAACAATGCACGTAACGCCTGGTTTGGAACAGCCTGCTGTCCTTCCAACATTGCACGGCTCGTGGCGTCGGTTGGGGATTATATTTATGGAAAATCCGAGAACAAAATCTGGGTGAACCTCTTTGTGGGCAGCGGTACTAAATTTCAGGTTGGAAAAACCAATGTTCCGCTTCTCATGGAAACGAATTATCCCTGGGAAGGCAATGTCAAAATAAAGGTAAGTCCCAGTCAGAAAGTGAAGTATGCGTTGAATATCCGCATTCCCGGCTGGGCAGGCAATACGGCTGTTCCGGGTGAACTTTACAGCTTCATTGGAGCCGGAAACGAAAAATTTGAGGTTTTGCTAAACGGCAAACCGGTCAATTATCAGGTCGAAAAAGGCTATGCCGTGATCGATCGCACGTGGCAGAATGGCGACGAAGTAGAGGTGAAATTACCGATGGAAGTGCGTCAGATCAAGTCTCGGAAAGAAGTAAAAGCGAATGAAGATCGCATTGCCCTGCAACGCGGGCCGATCGTTTACTGCGTGGAAGGAGCTGACAATGCGGGTGAAGTGTGGGACCTGCTGGTTCCTGAAAATCCTACGTTTAACATACAAAAAAGCAAGATACTCGACGAATCCGTCATTTCCGTTCAGGCCAATCTGCTAAAAGTAGAAGCCACAGCTGATGGTTTGAATGTAAAAACAAAGCCGCAGCTCGTCACCGCTATCCCCTACTACACCTGGGCCAACCGGGGAAAAGGGCCAATGCAAGTTTGGCTGCCTTCCAAAATTAAAAATATCAGAATAGCGGAGTAA